The proteins below come from a single Saimiri boliviensis isolate mSaiBol1 chromosome 16, mSaiBol1.pri, whole genome shotgun sequence genomic window:
- the LOC120363164 gene encoding uncharacterized protein LOC120363164, with translation MSCRAQVLAFQGALQPQGPWRIPSPIFAWAWGCWSLGADPFSCLLSVPAALLERKEEDGRWAATVGAELVVSGLAGLCALSLLQQQGRLWTSSLRIQCSLLGKAASAPVQHRPEAADREWLRWRLPAGAGPRAPQHTDTSLSHKGCFSPGGRGCNEPRWCHCTPAYATGFWGTCEEHASLLRSEGIATLSSTMVELIYTPTNSVKVFLILHILSSICCLQIFL, from the exons aTGTCG TGCAGGGCACAGGTGTTGGCTTTTCAAGGAGCCCTCCAACCCCAAGGCCCCTGGCGTATCCCGAGTCCCATCTTTGCCTGGGCCTGGGGGTGTTGGTCCCTGGGGGCTGACCCTTTCTCCTGCCTGCTCTCTGTCCCGGCAGCACTgctggaaaggaaggaggaggatggaCGCTGGGCGGCCACAGTGGGTGCCGAGCTCGTCGTGTCAGGACTGGCGGGGCTGTGTGCCCTTAGCCTGCTGCAGCAGCAGGGCCGGCTCTGGACCAGCTCCCTGAGGATCCAGTGCAGCCTCCTGG GCAAAGCAGCCAGCGCACCAGTGCAGCACCGGCCAGAGGCTGCCGACAGAGAGTGGCTTAGATGGCGCTTACCAGCTGGAGCTGGGCCACGAGCTCCACAGCACACAGATACCAGCCTCAGCCACAAG Ggttgcttcagtccaggaggcagaggttgcaatgagccaagatggtgccactgtactccagcctacgcaacagg gttttggggtacctgtgaagaacatgcaagtttgttgc gttctgaaggaatcgccacactgtcttccacaatggttgaactaatttacactcccaccaatagtgtaaaagtgttcctaattctccacatcctctccagcatctgttgtctccagatttttttatga